The Puniceicoccales bacterium genome contains the following window.
CTACTTCTGCTCCAAAAAACATAAACTTTCCATCCATCAAGGAAGTATTTGCAGTAACATCTAAATCCATAGCTCGCTCACTACGACGAAGCACTGCCATTATTCGCGCAATTAATTCATTTAGATCAAAAGGTTTTGTAATAAAATCATCAGCCCCACATTCAAAGCCCTGCATCTTTATCTCCATTTCATCCACACCGGTCATAAATATGGTAGGAACAAAAATTTTCTTCCTTTGTAAATCATTCATTAAACTTATACCATCTTTATCCGGAAGATTTATATCGAGTAATAAAAGATTTGAAAATGATCTTTGTAAAAAATTCAAAGCATCTTCTGCATTAAAAAAAGCCTGGGCCTCCATACCCGAGAGATGTAATTGCCTCTCTATTGTCTTAGATAATGCTGCATCATCTTCAACAACAAGTATTAATGGATTGACTCTTGATACCATAATAAATGACACGAATCCTGGTCATGCTTGGAGAATAATTTAAACACTTACTAAGAGTCAAGAAGATTAATCATACATATCCTGGACAAAAAATTTTTCACCAATTTTTCATCTGAATACAAAAGGCCAGGATAGCTACAGCACACTTTAAACCTGACGACCGTTGCTACCTTCCAGTCC
Protein-coding sequences here:
- a CDS encoding response regulator transcription factor, translated to MVSRVNPLILVVEDDAALSKTIERQLHLSGMEAQAFFNAEDALNFLQRSFSNLLLLDINLPDKDGISLMNDLQRKKIFVPTIFMTGVDEMEIKMQGFECGADDFITKPFDLNELIARIMAVLRRSERAMDLDVTANTSLMDGKFMFFGAEVDPARLEIKFTNGSMSSIGKKELGIISCFYKNPHMILSRKSIIHCVWGSHANVRSRSLDQYIVKLRQVFHKNGISTENSLRTIHGIGYIYAPERQR